Proteins encoded within one genomic window of Bermanella sp. WJH001:
- a CDS encoding fatty acid desaturase has protein sequence MNNSKNNDAVAIANIQHAIRHADAELKQRHPFLLNQNAIGFTICLLALLGMVLSGYAYIAQWIPAWACIVISAFFASISHELEHDLIHRLYFRKNRFVQNTMMAIVWIMRPNTVNPWFRRNMHFNHHKVSGTKDDIEERVLGNGMAFSLKRIIISLDGFLSISLRIKELSSMKGYHYLSFVSKGAPLAHLYVIGLYGFLGFHLYDALNLNTTFGLSYSPLLLQAMDLLSIVMVVWILPNLLRALCLHNITAALHYYGDVDSLIKQCQVMNHWSLIPVQLFCFNFGATHAMHHFVVSQPFYLRQMVAKQVYPVMKENGVRFNDFGSILRANRFAKDVQPRLATQA, from the coding sequence ATGAATAACTCAAAAAATAACGACGCAGTTGCGATCGCCAACATACAGCACGCCATTCGCCATGCTGATGCCGAGCTAAAACAACGCCACCCATTTTTACTGAATCAAAATGCCATAGGTTTCACCATTTGTTTGCTTGCTTTGTTAGGTATGGTGCTCTCTGGTTATGCCTATATTGCACAGTGGATTCCAGCTTGGGCCTGCATTGTAATTTCTGCATTCTTTGCCTCTATTAGCCATGAGCTAGAGCATGATCTTATTCATCGACTGTATTTTCGTAAAAACCGTTTTGTACAAAACACCATGATGGCCATTGTTTGGATTATGCGCCCTAATACGGTCAACCCGTGGTTTCGCCGTAACATGCACTTTAATCATCACAAGGTGTCTGGCACCAAAGACGATATTGAAGAACGTGTACTGGGTAATGGCATGGCTTTTAGCTTAAAGCGCATTATCATTTCACTTGATGGTTTTTTATCTATTTCGCTGCGCATAAAAGAGCTAAGCAGCATGAAGGGTTACCACTATCTCAGCTTTGTTTCTAAAGGTGCGCCATTAGCGCATTTATATGTCATTGGTTTGTATGGTTTCTTAGGGTTTCATCTTTATGATGCACTCAACTTAAACACAACCTTTGGCTTAAGTTATTCGCCGTTACTATTGCAAGCCATGGATCTGCTTTCTATCGTGATGGTTGTGTGGATTTTACCTAATTTATTACGTGCATTGTGTCTTCACAACATCACCGCCGCCCTTCACTATTATGGAGATGTGGATTCATTAATTAAGCAGTGCCAGGTAATGAATCACTGGAGCTTAATTCCTGTTCAGTTATTTTGTTTTAATTTTGGTGCCACACATGCCATGCATCACTTTGTGGTAAGCCAGCCATTTTATTTGCGCCAAATGGTGGCTAAACAGGTTTACCCGGTTATGAAAGAAAACGGTGTTCGTTTTAATGATTTTGGTAGTATTTTAAGGGCTAATCGGTTTGCAAAAGATGTACAACCTCGACTAGCAACACAGGCCTAA
- a CDS encoding tRNA (uracil-5-)-methyltransferase, giving the protein MMAEKKAKNVVSFETAREAKELDRKEEKVASMAQRFELALPTKATPVKDYLKKKRKAKNKKR; this is encoded by the coding sequence ATGATGGCTGAGAAAAAAGCAAAAAATGTGGTGTCGTTCGAAACGGCCCGAGAAGCCAAAGAACTTGACCGTAAAGAAGAGAAGGTGGCTTCTATGGCTCAGCGGTTTGAATTGGCATTGCCAACAAAAGCTACGCCAGTAAAAGATTACTTGAAGAAAAAGCGTAAAGCGAAAAACAAAAAGCGTTAA
- a CDS encoding glutaredoxin family protein gives MQLELLGTTGCHLCEVAERMVRRIAPVLGFTLLYVDIADDDGLVDRYGMQIPVLKTQDGRELGWPFTEEELIHWLEAINP, from the coding sequence GTGCAGTTAGAGTTATTGGGCACCACAGGTTGTCATTTGTGTGAAGTAGCAGAGCGAATGGTCAGGCGAATTGCCCCAGTATTAGGTTTTACTTTGTTGTATGTGGATATTGCAGACGATGATGGTCTGGTTGACAGATATGGCATGCAAATCCCTGTATTAAAGACACAAGATGGTCGCGAACTGGGTTGGCCGTTTACCGAAGAAGAATTGATCCATTGGTTAGAAGCCATAAACCCATAA
- a CDS encoding asparaginase domain-containing protein, which yields MKKLLVLTTGGTLDKIYFDALSEFQVGAPVAGDILKRMNVALDVELIEVCRKDSLELTDTDREKLKSLIENTNADRILITHGTDTMVNSANTIGPQAGKVIVFTGAMQPAAFSNTDAVFNIGTAIGALMSPDTPEGCYLAMSGQVYRADEVKKNYDSKRFESTK from the coding sequence ATGAAAAAACTATTGGTACTCACCACAGGTGGTACGCTAGATAAAATATATTTTGATGCTCTTAGTGAGTTTCAAGTAGGGGCACCTGTTGCCGGTGATATTTTAAAACGCATGAATGTGGCACTGGATGTTGAGTTAATCGAGGTGTGCCGTAAAGACAGTTTAGAATTAACCGATACAGATCGTGAAAAACTTAAGTCATTAATTGAAAACACAAATGCTGATCGAATTTTGATTACTCATGGTACTGACACCATGGTGAACAGTGCCAATACGATTGGCCCGCAAGCAGGTAAGGTGATCGTGTTTACCGGTGCAATGCAGCCAGCGGCATTCTCAAATACTGATGCTGTTTTTAATATCGGTACAGCGATTGGTGCATTAATGTCCCCAGATACCCCTGAAGGTTGTTATCTTGCTATGAGTGGGCAAGTCTATCGCGCCGATGAAGTAAAAAAGAATTACGACTCAAAACGCTTTGAGTCTACGAAATAA
- a CDS encoding NADP(H)-dependent aldo-keto reductase → MKFKKLGNTNIDVSLISLGTMTWGEQNTEQEAHEQLDYALSQGINFIDTAEMYPVPPKPETQGLTEQYVGTWLNQRGQRDDIVLATKVAGPGNGLTYLRNGPRLTKEHIHQAIETSLQRLQTDYVDLYQLHWPDRNTNFFGQLGYQAKTEELMTPLFDSISAINELVQQGKIRHWGLSNETPWGVMKALSICEENGFAKPVSIQNPYNLLNRTYEVGLAEVSHRENIGLLAYSPMAFGALSGKYLGSDKPEKGRLTLYERFTRYNNEQAVKATKAYVNIAHYFNLTPAQMSLAFVNQQSFVTSNIIGATTMDQLKENIASIDLSLNDDVLSEIAKVHGQHPNPAP, encoded by the coding sequence ATGAAATTTAAAAAGTTAGGCAATACTAATATTGATGTGAGTTTGATCAGCTTAGGCACCATGACATGGGGTGAACAAAACACAGAGCAAGAAGCCCACGAACAATTAGACTACGCCTTATCACAAGGCATTAACTTTATTGATACTGCTGAAATGTATCCAGTACCACCGAAACCTGAAACCCAAGGGCTGACAGAACAATATGTCGGCACCTGGCTTAACCAGCGCGGGCAGCGAGATGATATTGTATTGGCAACCAAAGTGGCAGGCCCTGGCAATGGGTTAACGTATTTACGCAATGGCCCGCGTTTAACTAAAGAACATATACATCAGGCAATAGAAACAAGCTTGCAGCGCCTACAAACCGATTATGTGGATTTGTATCAGTTGCATTGGCCTGATCGGAACACTAACTTTTTTGGTCAGTTAGGTTATCAAGCCAAAACCGAAGAACTCATGACGCCCTTATTTGATAGCATCAGTGCCATTAACGAATTAGTTCAGCAGGGTAAAATTCGTCACTGGGGATTAAGCAATGAAACCCCGTGGGGGGTTATGAAAGCCTTAAGCATTTGTGAAGAGAATGGTTTTGCCAAGCCTGTATCGATTCAAAACCCTTATAACTTATTAAACCGCACCTATGAAGTGGGTTTAGCAGAAGTAAGTCACCGTGAAAATATTGGTTTACTGGCATATAGCCCAATGGCGTTTGGAGCGTTAAGTGGTAAATATCTCGGCAGTGACAAACCTGAAAAAGGCCGTTTAACATTGTATGAGCGTTTCACCCGTTATAATAACGAGCAAGCGGTAAAAGCCACAAAAGCTTACGTGAATATCGCTCATTATTTTAACCTAACCCCTGCACAAATGAGTTTGGCATTTGTGAATCAGCAGTCATTCGTTACCAGTAATATTATCGGTGCGACAACTATGGATCAGTTAAAAGAAAACATAGCTTCAATTGATTTGAGTTTGAATGATGATGTGCTCAGTGAAATTGCGAAGGTACATGGGCAACACCCAAATCCTGCGCCATAG
- a CDS encoding DUF5610 domain-containing protein: MLSFNSALFNKSNLFSQPIQPRVMAEENLDKDKFAHQRLGQALKDNLGVDMPPEKTVNESKSVFDIDAVIDTVMQHVGKRIDQARSNGASDDDLKSMFDAARSGVETGFKQAREQIDALNKLDEPLAEKINAAEQGIYDGIDELEENTFNPQAEIMKANTVEYAKAYERTSNSFEFELTTQEGDVVKIQAMSNYESYQSALKAQGNGNELYASYSEQNNSSGFNLLVEGDLNDEEMAAIESLMSQVNDLADEFYTGDLGTAFDMAMNLTSDADQIAQFSLDIKQSQLSAYEYGAMKGEALGNGNKGYDTAKLPKGLADPLANFAQGVKAAFEEANQFANSRSLLENLFEQMDQTTQALGKSQLPDLLKPMLNALSA, translated from the coding sequence ATGTTGTCGTTTAATTCTGCGTTATTCAATAAGTCGAACTTGTTCTCACAGCCTATTCAGCCTCGTGTTATGGCCGAAGAAAACCTTGATAAAGATAAATTTGCTCATCAGCGTTTAGGCCAAGCGCTAAAGGATAATCTGGGTGTAGATATGCCCCCAGAGAAAACCGTTAATGAATCAAAAAGTGTTTTTGATATTGATGCTGTTATCGATACGGTTATGCAGCATGTGGGCAAACGCATCGATCAAGCCCGCAGCAATGGTGCCAGCGATGACGATTTAAAATCGATGTTTGATGCCGCTCGCAGTGGTGTTGAAACAGGCTTTAAACAAGCACGGGAACAAATTGATGCCCTTAATAAGTTAGATGAACCCTTGGCTGAAAAAATAAACGCCGCCGAACAGGGTATTTATGATGGCATTGACGAACTTGAGGAGAACACATTCAACCCTCAAGCTGAGATAATGAAAGCCAACACGGTTGAATACGCTAAAGCCTATGAGCGCACCAGCAATAGCTTTGAATTTGAATTGACTACCCAAGAAGGGGACGTGGTTAAAATTCAAGCTATGAGTAATTATGAGTCTTACCAATCAGCGCTAAAGGCTCAAGGCAACGGTAACGAGTTATACGCAAGTTATAGTGAGCAAAATAACAGTTCAGGCTTTAATTTATTAGTAGAAGGTGATTTAAATGATGAGGAAATGGCCGCCATTGAATCCCTGATGTCACAAGTAAATGACTTAGCGGATGAGTTTTATACAGGTGATTTAGGTACCGCGTTTGATATGGCCATGAACTTAACCAGTGATGCTGATCAAATTGCGCAGTTCAGCTTAGACATTAAACAAAGCCAGTTAAGCGCCTATGAATATGGTGCCATGAAAGGCGAAGCGCTTGGAAATGGCAACAAAGGCTACGATACCGCTAAATTACCAAAAGGCTTAGCAGATCCTTTAGCCAACTTTGCTCAAGGGGTGAAAGCCGCTTTTGAGGAAGCGAATCAGTTTGCCAACTCTCGCAGTTTATTAGAAAACTTATTTGAACAAATGGATCAGACCACACAGGCTCTGGGTAAAAGTCAGTTACCAGACTTATTAAAACCCATGTTAAATGCCCTAAGCGCATAA